One genomic region from Pseudoalteromonas rubra encodes:
- a CDS encoding chromosome partitioning protein ParA → MINKSGVSQLMVPLEVYQYVALNVGLLILAAWFYILLLILREFRHFAGTFLNHKQGAPANDELLAQCREAVARASQFSQQHSQTISELLQVQMTLENQLSQIRASTADHITKEEQGSINELNKKLIRSHKLIKRLKGELDNSDKKLQHVSSKLEHQFQSTDTLRQANTQLQEELEQLKQTKASTSANTMSDQQTQTLLNQYKRQIEEQNQLIDQLSVEHEGDGSSAEVAALKTELEQTRQKLKHLSKEKNFVESRYLEAIKQAKPE, encoded by the coding sequence TTGATAAACAAAAGCGGCGTATCTCAGCTCATGGTTCCTCTCGAAGTTTACCAATACGTAGCACTGAATGTGGGGCTTTTGATCCTGGCGGCCTGGTTCTATATTTTGTTGTTGATTTTAAGAGAGTTTCGTCATTTTGCCGGGACTTTTTTGAACCACAAGCAGGGGGCTCCAGCCAATGATGAACTACTTGCACAGTGCCGTGAAGCCGTGGCCCGTGCCAGCCAGTTTTCTCAGCAGCATAGCCAGACTATCTCTGAACTTTTGCAAGTGCAAATGACGCTGGAAAATCAGTTGTCACAGATCCGCGCATCCACCGCTGATCACATCACCAAAGAAGAGCAAGGCTCCATCAATGAGTTAAATAAAAAGCTGATCCGCTCTCATAAGCTCATTAAACGCCTCAAAGGCGAGCTCGACAACAGTGACAAAAAGCTCCAGCACGTCAGCTCCAAACTGGAGCATCAGTTCCAGTCTACTGATACCTTGCGCCAGGCCAATACGCAATTACAAGAAGAGCTGGAACAACTGAAGCAAACCAAGGCCAGTACCTCCGCCAATACCATGAGCGATCAGCAAACTCAGACATTGCTCAACCAGTACAAACGTCAGATCGAGGAGCAGAATCAGTTGATAGATCAACTCTCCGTAGAACACGAAGGGGACGGCAGCAGTGCAGAAGTGGCCGCCCTGAAAACCGAGCTTGAACAAACCCGGCAAAAACTGAAACACCTGAGTAAAGAGAAAAATTTTGTGGAAAGTCGTTACCTTGAAGCCATTAAGCAGGCTAAGCCAGAATAA
- a CDS encoding HD domain-containing phosphohydrolase translates to MEQHIRNIANKFEQAGSQVALQHLLKLAIELASEHDTSRLLENILLSAMELSATDGGTIYSVTEDMQLQFATLINGPLDLHMGGTSNQPIPFPPIPIYLDNGQCNESALVALAAAKREMIKIDDVYECEEYDLSAARAMDAKTGYHTQSVLTIPLLNHEQELNGVLQLINPHSKGEIVPFSKQQTDMICSIGALAAVALTNRQLIDGMETLFQAFTRLIAKAIDEKSPYTGGHCRRVPELTMMIAEAVHDATSGPMADFSMTEADRAELSLAGWLHDCGKIAIPEYVMDKATKLESVNDRIALVDAKIELAKRDLELDYTKRIFRFERDGDQAQVNHLRVELEEKLTQLEQDRQFLRHANIGGEFMRDEDQQRVQHIAEQTSVRIGSDIQPLLTENEVYNLNIARGTLTAEERRIINRHMDITLEMLEALPFPKHLRRVPEFAGGHHEKMDGTGYPRGLTREQMSIPARIMAIADIFEALTAADRPYKDAKKLSECLFIMGKMKLGDHIDPDLFDVFVDSKVYLKYAHQFLKPEQIDEVTHEQIPGYEKKQG, encoded by the coding sequence ATGGAACAGCATATTCGAAACATCGCAAATAAGTTTGAGCAGGCAGGCTCACAGGTCGCGCTGCAACACCTGCTCAAATTGGCCATTGAGCTGGCATCGGAGCATGATACAAGTCGACTTTTGGAAAACATCCTGCTTTCAGCGATGGAACTCAGTGCAACCGATGGAGGCACCATTTATTCCGTCACAGAAGACATGCAGCTACAGTTTGCCACACTGATAAACGGGCCTTTGGACCTGCATATGGGCGGTACCTCTAATCAGCCAATCCCCTTTCCTCCGATCCCTATCTACCTGGACAATGGACAATGTAACGAAAGTGCCTTAGTCGCGCTGGCTGCGGCAAAGCGGGAAATGATCAAGATAGACGATGTATACGAATGTGAAGAATACGACCTGTCTGCTGCACGAGCGATGGATGCTAAAACGGGTTATCACACGCAGTCCGTACTCACCATTCCTTTACTGAATCATGAGCAAGAACTCAACGGGGTGCTGCAACTGATCAACCCACACAGTAAGGGCGAAATAGTCCCTTTTTCTAAACAACAAACCGACATGATATGTTCTATTGGCGCCCTGGCAGCTGTGGCACTGACTAACCGACAGCTTATTGATGGTATGGAGACTCTTTTTCAGGCCTTTACCCGCTTGATTGCAAAAGCCATTGACGAAAAATCGCCTTATACCGGGGGTCACTGCCGACGTGTGCCTGAGCTCACTATGATGATTGCCGAAGCGGTGCATGACGCCACATCAGGCCCTATGGCTGACTTCTCCATGACGGAAGCCGATCGGGCCGAACTATCATTAGCAGGCTGGTTGCATGATTGCGGGAAAATCGCCATTCCAGAATATGTTATGGATAAGGCCACCAAACTTGAATCAGTAAACGACAGAATCGCATTAGTCGATGCCAAAATAGAACTGGCAAAGCGCGACCTTGAACTCGACTATACGAAACGTATTTTTCGATTTGAACGCGATGGTGACCAAGCTCAGGTCAATCATCTTAGAGTTGAATTAGAGGAAAAACTCACCCAACTGGAGCAAGATCGCCAATTTTTGCGACATGCTAATATCGGTGGCGAATTTATGCGCGACGAAGACCAGCAACGCGTTCAACACATCGCCGAACAAACGTCCGTGCGGATCGGCTCAGATATACAACCCTTATTAACTGAAAACGAAGTCTATAATCTGAATATTGCACGCGGCACATTAACCGCCGAGGAGCGCAGGATCATCAATCGCCATATGGATATCACACTGGAAATGCTCGAAGCACTCCCCTTCCCAAAACATTTACGGCGTGTACCCGAATTTGCGGGCGGTCATCATGAAAAAATGGATGGCACGGGATACCCAAGGGGATTAACACGTGAGCAAATGTCGATCCCTGCCAGGATTATGGCCATTGCCGATATTTTTGAAGCACTCACTGCGGCAGATCGCCCCTACAAAGATGCGAAAAAGCTAAGCGAATGCTTGTTCATTATGGGAAAAATGAAACTAGGCGACCACATTGACCCAGACTTGTTTGATGTCTTTGTCGATTCGAAAGTTTATTTGAAATATGCACACCAGTTCCTCAAGCCTGAACAAATTGATGAAGTGACGCACGAGCAGATCCCAGGCTATGAGAAAAAACAGGGCTGA
- a CDS encoding MBL fold metallo-hydrolase, translating into MKIKFYGVRGSTPTPGPTTVHYGGNTVCVTLESDAGKRMILDAGTGLRILGQEVMHTRQPFYILLSHNHWDHIQGFPFFIPAYIAKRQITIVPGVTEEHAPDAILKQMQGSYFPVPHNTLAADIQVTPQVQDQWQYEDFDIRRCAMNHPGGGSAYRIAADGIDVVYATDNELNPPGLPVTSFQQWVDFVKDADYLIHDGQFVPDDYPLKHGWGHSLIKDALLLAEQGAVKHLVLISHDPDRSDAALDQIAADIQRQNRPFKTILAREGLTLP; encoded by the coding sequence ATGAAAATAAAGTTTTATGGTGTGCGGGGATCCACCCCCACACCGGGGCCTACAACCGTGCACTATGGCGGTAACACTGTGTGTGTAACCCTTGAAAGCGATGCTGGTAAGCGTATGATCCTGGACGCGGGGACCGGACTCAGGATCCTGGGTCAGGAGGTGATGCATACCCGTCAGCCCTTTTACATCTTACTGAGCCACAACCACTGGGATCATATTCAGGGCTTTCCGTTTTTCATTCCCGCGTACATTGCCAAACGCCAGATCACCATTGTACCGGGAGTCACAGAAGAGCATGCCCCTGATGCCATTTTAAAGCAAATGCAGGGAAGCTATTTTCCTGTACCACACAACACCTTAGCTGCTGATATTCAGGTGACTCCACAAGTACAGGATCAGTGGCAATATGAGGACTTCGACATTCGCCGCTGTGCAATGAACCATCCAGGTGGTGGCAGTGCCTATCGTATTGCGGCTGACGGTATCGACGTGGTGTACGCCACAGACAATGAACTAAACCCGCCAGGTCTCCCCGTTACGTCATTTCAACAGTGGGTTGATTTTGTTAAGGACGCAGACTACCTGATCCATGACGGCCAGTTTGTACCAGATGATTACCCGCTCAAACACGGCTGGGGGCACTCACTGATCAAAGATGCGCTGCTCCTGGCTGAACAAGGGGCCGTAAAGCACCTTGTTCTGATCAGCCATGATCCGGACCGCAGCGATGCAGCACTGGATCAGATAGCCGCTGACATTCAGCGCCAGAACCGGCCTTTTAAAACCATTCTGGCTCGCGAGGGACTAACACTGCCATGA
- a CDS encoding winged helix-turn-helix domain-containing protein, with product MSSLIDIKLTKLGAFVLDLSDQVLYRDANEVAIEPKVMALLLYLYENKDRYVSIEELHQQVWSDRVVSDTAVRSAVKKLRLILGDTDIANAQYVKSVSKRGYKLVCDIDPVDALEPSLTPLKETKVAEPPAEKADREPVDAPRDVPEALVNPAEGQPSTSEESSSLTYKLLIVMVIFLSATIGWTKYDTIMKYVLDSQVVNVNELDRLTGFNGEKYDLSVSLDGRYVAFSGRTSIDEDRQVYLLDRQNSKIRQLTFHANNASYVQFAQNDKVLIYSDLSGGKTSIQLLPLTLSEPESGRITLIEGVVAVGDPSRGRDDSELLLPMLVDLESEMTLYALDLQTREYLRMLAPSDASEILFDVSLSPDKQKLALIKKIKGQFHMLLFDLATKEETLIHSSKHTLYGVEWKSTTSLLVMVKGALFQIDSLTGEQVRLVEDDDVLLRRFDTHNGTDIVLLQREFSRAKRLYIEHQLTSQLEVNQIINTAPQVVAMLYDEQSDEHRWTMHLKDEVTTIGRMAMSTREVEPYYSSEENVELLDVSYQAGGILFKEGPKLAFYSFEQSQVAYITSSMEISSDAAFSADGNNIYYGVHVAGEWEIQSYNIATQVSNLLLSGYRSIRPAGTGYIVAEPVDAQLFYLPDLTSPARALHHPIDYRYICRWYVRGDHVIWTAYDARNTYLHKLNWQTGSHHASEDRFFALYPAIAVDQKGDKVLSLSVQLNDTSIGAIKIDH from the coding sequence ATGTCTTCGTTAATAGATATTAAACTGACAAAACTCGGAGCATTTGTTCTGGATCTGAGCGATCAGGTTTTATATCGCGATGCCAACGAGGTTGCTATTGAACCTAAGGTCATGGCGTTGTTGCTATATCTGTATGAAAACAAAGACAGATATGTGAGCATAGAAGAATTGCACCAGCAAGTATGGTCAGATCGCGTGGTTTCGGATACGGCGGTACGCAGCGCCGTTAAAAAGCTCAGATTGATCCTGGGTGACACGGATATTGCGAATGCCCAATATGTAAAATCAGTATCAAAGCGCGGTTACAAGTTAGTTTGCGATATCGATCCTGTTGATGCGCTAGAGCCCTCGCTCACTCCTTTAAAAGAAACGAAGGTTGCAGAACCGCCTGCTGAGAAGGCTGACCGTGAGCCCGTGGATGCACCCCGAGACGTGCCTGAAGCACTTGTAAATCCTGCTGAAGGCCAACCCTCTACGTCAGAAGAATCATCGAGTTTAACTTATAAATTACTGATAGTAATGGTTATATTTCTTTCTGCGACGATCGGTTGGACTAAGTATGACACCATTATGAAGTATGTGTTAGATAGCCAGGTGGTAAACGTTAATGAGCTGGATCGGTTGACGGGTTTCAATGGTGAAAAATATGACTTGTCGGTATCGTTAGACGGCCGATATGTCGCCTTCTCTGGCCGTACGTCTATTGATGAAGACAGGCAGGTATACCTGCTTGACAGGCAAAACAGCAAAATCAGACAGCTCACTTTTCATGCTAATAATGCTTCTTATGTACAGTTTGCTCAGAATGATAAAGTTCTAATATACAGTGACTTAAGTGGTGGTAAAACGTCAATTCAGTTGTTGCCATTGACCTTGTCTGAGCCAGAGTCCGGTCGCATAACCCTCATCGAAGGCGTAGTTGCAGTCGGGGACCCTTCTCGTGGCCGTGATGATTCAGAGTTGTTATTACCTATGTTGGTAGACTTAGAAAGCGAGATGACGCTTTACGCGCTTGACCTGCAGACACGTGAGTACTTGCGTATGCTGGCTCCCAGTGATGCAAGTGAAATATTGTTTGATGTAAGTTTGTCACCGGATAAACAAAAGCTGGCATTGATAAAAAAGATCAAAGGCCAGTTCCACATGTTGTTGTTTGACTTAGCGACAAAAGAAGAAACTCTGATACACAGCAGCAAGCACACCTTGTACGGTGTCGAGTGGAAAAGCACGACCTCTTTGCTGGTTATGGTCAAAGGTGCGCTTTTCCAGATCGATAGCCTGACAGGAGAGCAGGTCAGATTGGTTGAAGACGATGATGTTTTATTGCGTCGCTTTGATACCCACAATGGTACCGATATTGTACTGCTACAAAGAGAGTTCAGCCGGGCGAAACGTCTCTATATAGAGCACCAGCTCACCTCACAATTAGAAGTTAATCAAATAATCAACACTGCCCCGCAGGTTGTTGCCATGTTATATGACGAGCAATCAGATGAACATCGGTGGACGATGCATTTGAAAGATGAGGTCACAACCATTGGCAGGATGGCAATGAGCACCCGAGAGGTGGAGCCTTACTATAGTAGTGAGGAGAATGTCGAATTGCTGGATGTATCGTATCAGGCTGGGGGGATTTTGTTTAAGGAAGGGCCCAAGCTCGCGTTTTATTCATTTGAGCAAAGCCAGGTAGCCTATATTACGTCATCCATGGAGATCAGCAGTGATGCTGCATTCAGTGCTGATGGCAATAATATCTATTATGGTGTGCATGTCGCTGGGGAGTGGGAAATACAAAGCTATAACATTGCTACTCAAGTCAGTAATCTACTCTTATCTGGATATCGCTCTATTCGCCCTGCAGGGACTGGCTACATTGTCGCTGAACCCGTTGATGCACAGCTTTTTTATTTACCTGATCTTACCAGCCCTGCAAGGGCACTACATCATCCGATTGACTATAGATACATCTGCCGCTGGTACGTCCGGGGTGATCATGTTATCTGGACAGCATATGATGCTCGCAACACCTATTTGCATAAACTGAATTGGCAGACCGGCTCCCATCACGCTTCTGAAGACCGCTTTTTTGCCCTTTATCCTGCGATTGCTGTGGACCAAAAAGGGGACAAAGTTCTCTCGTTGTCTGTGCAATTAAATGATACGTCCATTGGCGCAATTAAAATAGATCACTAA
- a CDS encoding CHASE2 domain-containing protein yields MSLPRLWRKYYQQWLCGLFLIVLFIALQLLTLSPASPYGDALKRLEGLGYDLRLKSTLSLQSRSFLPIVIVDIDEPSLKQVGRFPWSRHVMARLQSQLADAGVAVIAYDILFSEPELNPARQVLSHLDTQTSADVSHTLHALAPTIDADKAFASRLQETDTVLGLLFEHQPDILVGTLPETIFFSTVPATALPVPAFAGHVANVSELQQNSPGSGFINSAPDSDGFIRNSMLLAKHQGQLYPALALEAARLYTMAEQVEVVTKPFGTGHSVEGIRLGTALIPTDDYGRVNVPYRGPAFSFPYVSAADVLNGQIDPELFDQAIIFVGTSAVGHADLRTTPVGVQYPGVEVHANVLEGLVFPELLPSRPNWMDGAVIMLLLLLGLLCVFILPRLEVLGIAIFTLCVSGLFITLSAYLWVKLRLDLPQVAVLAMLISQAMILGSLGFVREHKERLQIKSIFDQYVPPAHIQAMLDNPDSVSMEGEKRDITVLFADIRSFTTISESLDAGRLKSYLNQYFSPITRIIFEHQGTIDKYVGDMVMAFWNAPLPVQKHPELAVRCAMAMQDQVDALQEPMRQQSLPPFKIGIGLNTGDMNVGDMGSEYRRAYTVLGDAVNLGSRLEGLTKYYGVGILINETTHALCPGLVCRPIDKVKVKGKNQAVTVYEPICSHEALTPAIREELDAHEQAWSLYLSQQWQQAQAAFTKLKERSPERKIYSLLSERISVLQANPPGEQWDGSYTHTSK; encoded by the coding sequence ATGAGCCTTCCGCGATTATGGCGTAAATACTATCAGCAATGGCTATGTGGCCTGTTTCTTATCGTCCTGTTTATCGCCTTGCAATTGCTCACATTATCCCCCGCCTCGCCCTATGGCGATGCCTTAAAACGCCTTGAAGGTCTGGGCTACGACCTGCGTTTGAAATCGACTTTGTCTTTGCAGTCGCGTTCCTTTTTACCCATTGTGATTGTCGATATCGATGAACCCAGTCTCAAACAAGTTGGTCGCTTCCCGTGGAGCCGCCATGTGATGGCACGTTTACAATCTCAGCTGGCTGATGCGGGCGTAGCCGTCATTGCCTACGACATCTTATTTTCAGAACCGGAACTGAACCCGGCCCGGCAAGTGCTCAGTCATCTTGATACGCAAACCTCAGCCGATGTCTCCCACACGTTACACGCTCTGGCCCCAACCATAGATGCCGACAAAGCATTTGCCAGCCGCTTACAGGAAACCGACACTGTACTTGGCCTGCTGTTCGAACATCAGCCTGACATTCTCGTGGGTACATTACCAGAGACCATTTTTTTCAGCACCGTACCTGCTACCGCGTTGCCCGTTCCGGCTTTTGCCGGACACGTTGCCAATGTCTCGGAGTTGCAACAAAATAGCCCGGGCAGTGGCTTTATTAACAGCGCGCCTGACAGCGATGGCTTTATTCGTAACTCGATGCTGCTGGCCAAGCATCAGGGACAACTTTATCCTGCATTAGCACTGGAAGCAGCACGGCTCTATACCATGGCAGAGCAAGTCGAAGTAGTCACGAAACCCTTTGGTACCGGGCACAGCGTTGAGGGAATACGGCTGGGTACAGCGCTTATTCCAACGGATGATTATGGCCGGGTCAATGTCCCTTACCGGGGCCCCGCCTTCAGTTTTCCGTATGTCTCCGCAGCCGATGTCCTGAACGGCCAAATAGACCCGGAGCTGTTTGATCAGGCCATCATCTTTGTTGGTACATCCGCGGTTGGTCATGCCGATCTGAGAACGACGCCTGTAGGTGTCCAATATCCCGGTGTTGAAGTCCACGCTAACGTCCTGGAGGGCTTGGTTTTTCCAGAGTTATTGCCGAGCAGACCCAACTGGATGGATGGAGCGGTGATCATGCTATTGCTGTTACTGGGCCTCCTGTGCGTATTTATTTTGCCACGCCTCGAGGTATTGGGCATTGCAATCTTTACCCTCTGTGTGAGCGGATTGTTTATCACACTGAGTGCTTATTTATGGGTCAAGCTCAGGCTGGACTTACCGCAAGTTGCGGTACTGGCCATGTTAATTAGCCAGGCCATGATCCTGGGTAGCCTGGGGTTTGTCAGAGAGCACAAAGAGCGTCTCCAGATAAAATCGATTTTCGATCAATATGTTCCGCCAGCCCATATTCAGGCGATGTTAGACAACCCGGATAGCGTGTCTATGGAGGGAGAAAAGCGCGACATCACGGTGTTATTTGCCGATATTCGCTCATTTACCACAATTTCGGAGTCCCTGGATGCGGGTCGGCTTAAGTCTTATCTCAATCAATATTTCTCACCCATTACACGGATAATCTTCGAACACCAGGGCACCATAGACAAATATGTGGGCGACATGGTGATGGCATTTTGGAACGCTCCCCTGCCAGTTCAGAAACACCCCGAGCTGGCAGTACGCTGTGCCATGGCGATGCAAGACCAGGTAGACGCACTGCAAGAACCCATGCGCCAGCAATCATTGCCACCGTTTAAAATTGGCATTGGGCTCAATACCGGTGATATGAATGTAGGAGACATGGGGTCTGAATATCGTCGCGCTTACACAGTACTCGGCGACGCCGTAAATTTGGGGTCGCGACTTGAAGGTCTGACGAAATACTATGGGGTGGGTATTCTCATCAATGAAACCACGCATGCGCTATGTCCAGGTCTGGTATGTCGCCCCATTGACAAGGTTAAGGTCAAAGGCAAAAACCAGGCTGTCACAGTCTATGAACCGATTTGCAGTCACGAGGCGTTAACCCCAGCCATACGCGAAGAGCTGGATGCCCATGAACAAGCCTGGTCGCTTTATTTATCACAACAATGGCAGCAGGCTCAGGCAGCTTTTACTAAACTTAAAGAGCGCTCACCAGAGCGAAAAATCTATTCGCTACTTAGTGAGCGGATCTCGGTCTTGCAGGCTAATCCGCCCGGTGAGCAGTGGGATGGCAGCTACACCCATACATCGAAATAG
- a CDS encoding response regulator, protein MKVLIVDDSHATCEIIRRALQQFEYRKLLLQCASRVDDALAQITSWQPQIILTDWHMPDKTGIELLELVRVSHPDLPVAMISTVDDTAQIDYATSLGCAFFLSKPFSDDALRSAIMPLVLEQEANEVIVEDEAVPLREELALPKTDLLERLMQKNISNSLVLKPIKAQQLDESKVPCMMVVYAERGSQKPRVIGVLDIYAACVLASSLQVIPQEEAHKAIHLNQVNPQIMAACKEALAKTAYAFVDKQSKMSLFVRSCSFLTKTHPKLERLYQYPLDSRIDLSCEREGMAQGKMLIVGV, encoded by the coding sequence GTGAAAGTTCTGATCGTTGACGACAGCCATGCGACCTGTGAGATCATCCGCCGGGCCTTGCAACAGTTTGAGTACCGCAAGCTGCTTTTGCAGTGTGCCAGTCGCGTTGATGATGCGTTGGCACAGATAACCAGCTGGCAGCCCCAAATCATTTTGACCGACTGGCACATGCCGGATAAAACCGGCATAGAGTTGCTGGAGTTGGTGCGTGTCAGTCACCCTGATCTCCCCGTGGCGATGATCTCCACGGTCGATGATACGGCACAGATTGACTATGCGACCTCGTTGGGCTGTGCTTTTTTCCTGTCTAAACCTTTCAGTGATGATGCTCTGCGTAGCGCCATTATGCCTCTGGTGCTGGAGCAGGAAGCCAATGAAGTGATTGTTGAGGATGAAGCGGTGCCACTCAGAGAGGAGCTGGCTTTGCCGAAAACCGATTTACTTGAGCGGCTGATGCAAAAAAACATCAGTAACTCACTTGTGTTAAAACCCATCAAAGCTCAGCAACTGGATGAAAGCAAAGTGCCTTGTATGATGGTGGTCTATGCTGAGCGGGGCAGTCAGAAACCGCGGGTGATTGGGGTGTTAGATATTTATGCGGCGTGTGTGTTAGCCAGCAGCTTGCAAGTGATCCCACAAGAAGAAGCCCACAAAGCCATTCATTTAAATCAGGTGAATCCACAAATTATGGCTGCCTGCAAAGAGGCGTTGGCCAAAACGGCGTATGCATTCGTCGATAAACAAAGCAAAATGAGTCTGTTTGTCAGAAGTTGCTCTTTCCTAACTAAAACCCACCCCAAACTGGAGCGCTTGTATCAGTATCCACTCGACAGTCGAATTGATTTAAGTTGTGAGCGAGAGGGAATGGCACAAGGTAAGATGTTGATTGTTGGGGTGTGA
- the rsgA gene encoding ribosome small subunit-dependent GTPase A produces the protein MTNFQILASLGWTPFFQQQLTLEEWSNASPVRVVSVHRSCISVQSDTGFFVLSLTPAMDTLAVGDWILLDNQQRYIRLLERQSCFRRKAPGTQRAWQLISANVDTAFILCSLNEDFNLNRLERYLALVHSASVQAVILLTKADQVDHTDQALTLVRELDASLDVLALNTQASDCAERLSPWLTKGQTVVLLGSSGVGKSTLTNTLMKAQHQQTGRIREDDGKGRHTTTHRELVALPSGGLLLDTPGMRELQLGGCDAGISSAFADIEQLSEQCRFSDCQHDQEPGCAVHRAVESGALSQRRLNNYLKLNRENAFNTSTMAQRRAKEKSFGKLVRQIVKDRERFKAS, from the coding sequence ATGACCAATTTTCAGATACTCGCTAGCTTAGGCTGGACACCCTTTTTTCAACAACAGCTCACACTGGAAGAGTGGAGTAATGCCAGCCCTGTGCGTGTAGTCTCAGTACACCGAAGCTGTATTTCAGTGCAAAGCGACACTGGGTTCTTTGTCTTGTCATTAACACCTGCCATGGATACACTCGCCGTTGGCGACTGGATACTGCTGGACAATCAGCAACGATATATCCGCTTGCTGGAACGGCAAAGTTGTTTCAGACGTAAGGCGCCAGGGACACAGAGGGCGTGGCAGTTAATCTCGGCAAATGTCGATACTGCCTTTATTTTGTGTTCACTGAACGAAGATTTTAATCTTAACCGACTGGAGCGGTACCTGGCACTGGTGCACAGTGCGAGCGTACAAGCCGTCATTTTGCTGACTAAGGCCGATCAGGTTGATCATACGGATCAGGCGCTCACCTTGGTGCGTGAGCTTGACGCCAGCCTGGATGTGCTGGCGCTAAACACGCAAGCGTCCGACTGTGCTGAACGTTTGTCTCCCTGGCTTACCAAAGGTCAGACGGTGGTATTGCTGGGGTCATCGGGCGTCGGCAAGTCAACGTTGACAAATACGCTGATGAAGGCACAGCATCAGCAAACTGGCAGGATCCGTGAGGACGACGGAAAAGGGCGGCACACAACCACGCACCGGGAGTTGGTTGCCTTGCCATCGGGTGGTTTGTTGCTCGATACGCCGGGGATGCGGGAATTGCAACTGGGTGGTTGCGACGCGGGGATCAGTTCGGCGTTCGCTGATATAGAACAGCTTAGTGAGCAATGTCGGTTTAGTGACTGCCAACACGATCAGGAACCCGGGTGTGCGGTACATCGCGCAGTTGAATCTGGCGCGCTGAGTCAGAGGCGGTTGAATAATTACCTTAAGTTGAACCGAGAGAATGCCTTTAATACATCCACCATGGCGCAAAGACGTGCCAAAGAGAAGTCGTTTGGCAAACTGGTTAGGCAAATAGTGAAAGACAGGGAGCGATTTAAAGCGTCTTAG